The following proteins are encoded in a genomic region of Chloroflexota bacterium:
- the tuf gene encoding elongation factor Tu (EF-Tu; promotes GTP-dependent binding of aminoacyl-tRNA to the A-site of ribosomes during protein biosynthesis; when the tRNA anticodon matches the mRNA codon, GTP hydrolysis results; the inactive EF-Tu-GDP leaves the ribosome and release of GDP is promoted by elongation factor Ts; many prokaryotes have two copies of the gene encoding EF-Tu): MAKAKFERTKPHANVGTIGHVDHGKTSLTAAITKVLAMKKMAEYRA, from the coding sequence ATGGCGAAAGCGAAATTTGAGCGGACGAAGCCGCACGCGAACGTGGGGACGATCGGGCACGTGGACCATGGCAAGACGAGCCTGACGGCGGCGATCACGAAAGTGCTGGCGATGAAGAAGATGGCGGAGTACCGGGCG